One part of the Apus apus isolate bApuApu2 chromosome 23, bApuApu2.pri.cur, whole genome shotgun sequence genome encodes these proteins:
- the PRICKLE4 gene encoding prickle-like protein 4: MSLPSPAWPQRDEPPPCGPTTGLPPASSDSDSGCALEEYLEPPADPAPPEVPACSGAHPPQPVSAAERLQLRARALLQQLPPQDCDERYCPDLAEEERRQLRAFSARRRREALGQGLACPVPGPCHGCPCKKCGRRLNKGDPGISASRLGDQFWHPSCFSCHFCHQPLVDLIYFQQDGRIYCGRHHAELFRPRCASCDQLIFMEECIEAEGRRWHLEHFCCLECDEPLRGQRYVMKSGRPCCCGCFDSLFAEPCQACGDPIGADSEEATHQGLHWHARAACFCCSLCRKPLRGQPLTSRRGRLFCSETCSLGRDSSSTASDSSDSAFASAPSPDSTPLSRAGPAGRSTAGAGGCRQRVEGAEAFLDQAPVHPAFRNLEDHGAAAKERSRNAVHTGMLGPPAGHPSAPQPSTEGPNEPGASGHPVSGSPDPRTLTGIGNPHFRAGTSPAQHSPGAEDIDPQDITEEDDSWCPTCSSSSDSEEEGFFFGKPIPKPGMNSLDREPLGRARGRTAKLRGSSKHCSVS; encoded by the exons ATGTCCCTGCCGAGCCCTGCATGGCCCCAGCGAGACGAGCCTCCCCCCTGCGGCCCCACCACCGGCCTCCCCCCGGCTTCATCCGACAGCGACTCCGGCTGTGCCCTGGAAGAGTACCTGGAGCCCCCCGCGGACCCCGCACCCCCCGAG GTCCCGGCGTGTTCCGGAGCCCACCCACCGCAGCCCGTCTCTGCCGCCGAGAGGCTCCAGCTCCGCGCCAGAGCCctcttgcagcagctgcctcctcaGGACTGCGAT GAGCGGTACTGCCCGGACCTGGcggaggaggagaggaggcagctACGAGCGTTCAGCGCCCGCCGGAGACGGGAGgcgctggggcaggggctggcatGTCCAGTGCCAGGTCCTTGCCATGGCTGCCCCTGCAAGAAG TGCGGCAGGAGGCTGAATAAAGGGGACCCAGGGATTTCAGCATCCCGGCTGGGAGACCAGTTCTGGCACCcgtcctgcttctcctgccactTCTGCCACCAGCCCCTGGTGGATCTCATCTACTTCCAGCAGGATGGGAGGATCTACTGCGGCCGGCACCACGCTGAGCTCTTCCGACCCCGCTGTGCCTCTTGTGACCAG CTGATCTTCATGGAGGAATGCATCGAGGCGGAGGGTCGGCGCTGGCACCTGGAGCATTTCTGCTGCCTGGAGTGCGACGAGCCCCTGCGCGGGCAGCGCTACGTGATGAAGAGCGGCCGGCCCTGCTGCTGCGGCTGCTTCGACAGCCTCTTCGCCGAGCCCTGCCAGGCCTGCGGGGACCCCATCG GTGCTGACAGCGAGGAGGCCACCCACCAAGGGCTCCACTGGCACGCCCGAGCcgcctgcttctgctgcagcctctgccgAAAGCCGCTGCGGGGGCAGCCCCTCACCTCCCGCCGCGGCCGGCTCTTCTGCTCCGAGACCTGCAGCCTGGGGCGGGACTCCTCCTCCACCGCTTCCGACTCCTCCGACTCGGCTTTCGCCTCCGCTCCGTCCCCCGACTCGACGCCCCTTTCCCGGGCCGGTCCCGCCGGCAGGAGCacggcgggggccgggggctgcaggcagcggGTGGAAGGGGCAG aGGCATTTCTGGATCAGGCTCCTGTGCATCCTGCATTCAGGAACCTGGAGGACCATGGAGCAGCTGCCAAGGAGCGGAGCAGGAATGCTGTGCACACAGGGATGCTGGGGCCACCAGCTGGtcacccctctgccccccagcccagcacggAGGGTCCCAACGAGCCAGGAGCCTCGGGCCACCCAGTTTCAGGGAGCCCTGACCCCCGAACACTCACAGGCATTGGGAACCCACACTTCCGAGCAGGCACATCCCCTGCCCAACACAGCCCGGGGGCAGAGGACATCGACCCCCAGGACATCACGGAGGAGGATGACTCCTGGTGTCCCACCTGCTCTTCATCTTCGGACTCGGAGGAAGAGGGTTTCTTCTTTGGGAAGCCCATCCCCAAGCCCGGGATGAATTCCCTGGACAGGGAGCCCCTGGGGAGGGCCAGGGGCAGGACAGCGAAGCTGCGGGGCAGCAGCAAGCACTGCAGTGTGTCCTAG